The Meriones unguiculatus strain TT.TT164.6M chromosome 3, Bangor_MerUng_6.1, whole genome shotgun sequence genomic sequence caaagcggctgaccctgagtgcagtgcttagcctcgcatcctgagcataacattttagctcccatgcttggggagaatgtcctgctttaatggctgtaaaggcctgaatggtcatggctgcattacgctgttgtgagatctaatcttgcatatacaccacaggcaaaccaaggagaccaacaccagaaggtctgctaaagttcccatgcccgcccattccttcagatgattcatgcctgcagcaatccatgatgataatcctgtggctagtcctgcgtccactctggtagaatttaccgtgacaatggccactctcagctgctccatcgtagtatcgattTCTCCAGTCCGATTACCTAAAAtgtagctagacaattgtttagacagatttgcagcacaggaaaaattctcatattgtatgctagtgacatatacttccattgacagccaagttgagcgatttgccatagggtatcaatttgctcctgcacgaggtcaatcctctgattgaacaccatcaagcctccttttggttgaccattaattcctttttgtaagttccaacgagggggttaaggcttctcataatatttcctataagcccacacctgtttgtctatatcccccatttttattcattgttagccagatagagccaagtaattgtggtaatgatacttgcttttttgcccaatgctggaatgctagtgaatttaggtatgccctggttactcgcatgcctcgctgggtgcctgtgcccattgattcccctcacgctatgactctcttcagacagaaaagggatcttggaattacagccgccattgttactgccatctcattggcggctgttggagctaccaccgcggcattagccatgagtcatactgtgcagactgctcagaccctgaatagtcttttagccaatgtagctcatgccttagatgatGCATATATTTATCTGATGTACCTGTTTATTTTTGCATAGATGACCTATTTGTGAATGTTCGGTACTGAAATCACTTACTATATATGAGTTGATATTGATCTGTACCTTTTAATCCAggagtagatttatttttatttttatgaaattggGTTTCTAAACTTTGGTGAATATATGGTTAAGGTAGTAATGTGAACTATTTCCTTTGTGAGAATGAAGTGTACCTCTTTACTTCATTTAATTAGTTTTAGTTCAAAGTCTTCTTTGTTAGATGTTTGGATAGTGAATACTGCTTTCTTCTTGATTTCATTTGATTGAATTACTTTTGCCCATCCTTTTATTTACTGTAAGGTGGTGCTTATCTCTAAAATAAGATATGTTTCTTGATTCTTTCATTCACTGTTTGTCTTTTGAGTGGAGAACTGAGgatatttatgtttaaattattgAAATAAATGTGTTAGTTCTGAGTACCATATTGTtaatttttggtgttgttttcaaTGGTactttctgttttaataattacagcttcatttttttttgtcagagtcTCTCTGCTGTGCTCATTTCTCTCTTCAGCCCAAAATAATGGTTTCTGTGttaccttagtttttttttttttaataaaaaacctTTTTTAGGCTGTTTAttttatggaaaataaaataaacaatgctTCAATCATAGCAGTATATTGCTGTGTGTATTATTTTATATTGGATATCATTTAGAACTTGGGATGTATCACTGCAGGCTCTTTCTGCTTTGCAAGTACAGTTTGAGAAATCAGCTGttcttaattaataattaattaattaacatttttCCTGGAATTAGTGACATTCACTTTTCTATTTGAAAGGTTTTCTTTATGTGATTTTCAATGTTTCTCTTAGAGCTTTCAACTCaatttttgttctgtatacttagtgttttacttgtaaaatatatgaaaaattttgcttttgctctttttttgtgttctatgtgcTTCTTGTATTTGTATGGCTGTGTCTTTTTTTAGTGTGGGGCAATTTTCTTCTACTATCTTATTGAAAGTATTGTATTTGCCATTGACTTTGGATTCTTCTCCATCAGATGTGCCTGTAATTTAAAAGTTTGATGATTTTTCATGGTGTCTCACCTACACAATGCTTTCTCCGCATgtactttatcaactgagctacatccctagccccaCAGCCCGATTTCTGCTGATAATATAGTTACATTACTTCACTTCTGTGTACTCTGTAAGAATGATTACTTTCCCCAAGTGTGTTTGGAGGAGGAGAAAATACCTTAATTTTATCAAAAGAGCTGTTAATATTTAGATAAGTCCTCAAGGCCACTGTCAAGAAAGCACGGAGTCCACAACAAATTTTTTGGAAGCAGGAAGGATACTTTGGTAAATGTTTTCctatttgttttaaatagaatattatttttgttacttttgttttgttcacaAGATTGGGATCAGTTAATCTGTACAGACAGGTGTGTCCTGGGGATAATTGCTCATACATGGGAAACCCAGAGCTCAGCTGTTGTTGCTTCCCCGTTCTCCTGGAATTAGGGAAGTTAACTTCTCCATTTGTTGGTACTTCTAACAACCTGAAAGACAGAACTGCCCTCTCCAGATGAGATGATAATTATAGGTCTAGAGGGAGATGAGCTGATGAAATATCTTTCTTATAACTACATTTTAGGGCCTCATTCTACATGGATGGTTGTCAAAGGGCCAGCCTGGTGAGTGTTTCTATTTCTCTTCATTAATGATGAGAGCTGAGACTAGGTGGTAGTGAAGCAGGATTATCTGTAAGAAATGATTATAGAATTATCTGCTTGGAATATTACTTTTGAGGCTTACTGTATAATAAGCACCCAACAGATGCTGGTAGACATAAAGATATCAGTATAATGGTTAATAAAAGAACAGATTTCACTTAAAATGATCTATGATTATAAAATATGTGACAGTGGAAGGGGGCTATTCAAAAGAGGACAGGGTTTAGCAAAAGGGTAGATAGGATAGGCTAACGGTGAAAGTCATCAATGGATATCATAGACTGAATGAAAATATCACGAACCCCATCACTGTTTACAGTGAatgtacattcatatatataaatatttatatatttatagctCTAGATGCAATATTTTAAAGAGCATGTGTGAAATAGGATTCTCCTGAGAGTGTACTGTAATAATTCTAAGAACATGATTCCATCCATTGCCAATTGTGTaagtcttccatccctttaaCAAAACACCTGAAATTCATTAGAGGGTGAAATACAAAGAACAGACACTTATTGGTTTGCAGGCATACATTTATAACATTAAGgtacatttaaattatattttgcaTTTTCTCATTTTAGTACTTTTCTAAAGTTAACTGATTATAtacatttaattatataaaaCTTAAGCTAGgaatattcaacaaatattaGCTAAGTTAGTGTTTATCAGTAATTATCTAGCCTGTTAAGTCTGTATATATTTAGGAATTCTTAGGAAAGTTTCAACTCATGTCCTAGTAAAACATAAGACATTATATAATATGTTTTTTATAAATTTagatagatttgtttattttattgtaatgATTTCTCATAAGGTATATCTTTCTGGAATATTTAAATGTACCTATAAATCTCACTTCACCTATTTATTAAATCCATGTAAAGTTATCCTTACAAAAATGTAAACTGGATAATTTTCAGAAGATATTTGAGTGTTCAAAATAAATTCAGTTTTAATATTTCAAGTTTTCTAAATTGACCCTTGTAACACTGAAAATGATATAATATTGAGTATAATATTGATATAATATTTAGTGCTTTTCATTAAAGCctagaaatatattttcaattctcaaattgtataaaaatatttaaagtcaaAATTCCCAAGGTTTTCTTCAATAGTTACAAAATAAACTGCTCATTAAAATATGCATTCACAAAAAATGCCAAGTAGATTTAAGCTTAATATTATCACAAGACTATGTTTTCATTTTGCTGGAATATCTTTTACTGATGTGTATACGAGAATCAAATGGACAGtgaaggcaggtgtggtggcacacacctataatcttagcacttttAAGGCAGGAACATCCTCTGTTTGTTTGAAGCCACTCTGAACTACAGGTTGAGATCCTTATCTCTttctcttaaacacacacacacatgcacacacacacacacacgtacactttTGCAATGAACACTTTCCTATCTTTACTTAACTCATGCCATGCAACTTTTGATGAATCTCTGAGCTTGATGGCTTCCccacagtctctgcagggacactcctgctgctgctgctgcttcatctcaGGGTATCATAAGTGTGAGACTGTAATATTCTAGTCAGCCTCTGTGTGCTTCCAGTGAGTTTTGTGCTTTTACCTGCACAAACCTCAATTTACAAAGAACAATTcatgcttttaaattatttaagagtAACAGGAAATATCTATGAATTAATGCATTATTAATAAATGAGCAGTATTTATTTCTGCTCTCCTTACCTGTTTCATAAAGGTTTCATGGAACTAGCTTGTGTGGCTAAGGTTTTTCACCTCTGGAGATTTCTGTAGAGTTATTCTCATTGTTAAAGTGGACAGTACATCAGGCGACATCAACTATCTTGTCACCTGAAAGCCACGTACTCACTTTTTGTTCTCTCAGCAGTCATACTGCTTATAGGTCATTACTCACTAAATGTGTTAAAATGTAACACAAATTGATACTTTTCATCTACTATACTTGCATGTTTTTTAGATTATTAAATCTCCACAAAGCAGAAGGTAAATATCAGCATAGTTCAAAAGACAAGACTGTTCTAAAAtcaaatctgtgataatgaagcGATAAAGTGGCCTTTCTTGGAAGAATGTAGATCTATGCACAAAGCAGCTCTTGGTCTCTTTTGCTGCAGGTGtcctcagagagctgcctgcacACTCTTTAGGTCTCCGTCAATCTATCAGTGATGGCCTCTCCATTATGATGAATGTTTATGGATACACTTTGGGTTTTATCACTTACAACTAAAATTACAATTTAAACTAATGTGAAAACCCCCAGcactgtcatttgttttgttccaaataaaataaatggttttTCTCAGTGCATGCATTTGTCAACAACTCTGTAGCCATGGTAGCTGTGGTATTTTCTCGACTAGTCTCAGCTTCAGTTAACCCCAGAGAAAGATGTCATTGAGAAGGTATGCCATTTTCTGCATGGAACAAACATTTAGAACTCAAAGGATATGAAGCAGAAAGGTTGAAGAATATATcttagggaaaagaaaagaaacattctaGAATAGTAACTTTTACCttatattatcattattttatattacttatatTGCATGTGCTATGTTAATAATTGTATATGAATAAGTTATAAATTAATACATATATGGTTTGTGCAATAGTAAATTTAAACAGCCACATACAACAGTGCATTCTCAATTGTAAAATCAGAATAAGGttactgttttattaatttaaagaTCAAGACTTGAATTAAATATTGAGGAGCTCTTtatcatatatctatctatcatctatctattatttttcatgtgtgtgcattttgctTGTATGTCGGTGTACCACTAGTATGCCATGTCAGAGAGGGCAATAGactccccagaactggagttacagataattatgagccaccatgtcattgctgggaacctaacccaggtcctctgcaagagttaaaagtgctcttaaccactgattcCTCTCTCCAGTTCATATCCTGgagcttcaaagaaaaaaagaacattactGTGCTCCTACTGTAAATGTATGTTGGTGAAAGAATCAGATGTTTGCCACTGGATTAAGCTCTTTaggcataaaaatataaatatatatatatataaatatatatatatatatatatataatctgtgGCCCATGCTATTTCATTCACGGGGATGTTGTAGGATGGTCTCTTCTACTAACTTCTGCATTATTTCCATTATATGTTCATGCATCTATATATGTGAATTATACAACTGAACTTGAAAATAGAATTGAGTGCTTTTCCCCCTCACAATCTGAATCAGTAGTCATTTCTATTTCTCCATCACAAAGCTGATTTTAAAATACTGAATTAAATTAGTTCAACAATAAATTGATCTGATTAACCCGGCCAGATGAGTTGCATAAGACCAAAGGTAAGATTGTTGAGTGAAACTGTAAAAATGTCTGGGAGCTAGTGATGTGTAACACTTGGGACCTTGTTTTCCAGTGCATCAGAAGGAATCTCTTTTAAACAGAAATTCCCAAAGAGCGTCAGTATATGGTCATCTTCAGCAAGTTCATGTTTGTCATAATGTGTGGAAAATAGTGATCATGTTACTGTTACTTCTTCTCTCTTGTTGGAGGCTCCTAGCTCCACATCTGAAGATGTAACTGCGTAGCCTGTAGTAACTGTGGAAATCAGAAAAGCAAAACGGGACCGTTGCCATGACAGGGGTGCCAGTGGGAGCAATAGAGAATAGAAGAGCAAGGTTCAAGTGTGTGATCAGGGAAATGGGAAACAACAGGGCTCCTTAGccgggaagagggagggaaatacAGAAGAAGGTGTGAGGAAgtaaagtagcaggatacaattGATCAgatagagaaaagggaaaaatgagAGAATGTGTGGATTCATAAGGGTGCTGAAGGTAAATACAGAAGTAGGAAGTTAGGCAAAATAACCATATGGATGGttgggaaaaaaaacagaaggaattatGCTGTTAATGATttgcttctcttttattttttttatattaattacagtttattccctttgtattccagctgtagcctcctccctcattccctcctaaacctaccctccctccctcatctcctcccaaacccctctgtaagtccactgatggcggaggtcctcctcccattccatctgaccctagcttatcagatctcatcaggactggctgattgcctttctctgtggcctggtaaggctgttccaccctcagggggaggtggtcaaagagccagccactgagttcatgtcagagacagtccctgttccctaactagggcacccacttggagactgagctgccatgggctacaactatGCAgtggttctaggctatatccatgaatggtccttggttggagtatcagttccagagaagacacctgtgcccagatattttggtactgttgctctccttgtggagctcctgtcctctccaggtcttactctctcccccttctttcataagattccctgtactttacctaaagtttggttatgatcatgcctcagcatatgctttgatacactgctgggtagtctttcagaggtcctctgtgttaggctcttctgtttctggttttctccttcttccaatgtccatctcaattgtctttctgagtgaggattgatcatcttacctccttcttgcttagcttccttaggtgtacagatttttataggtttattctatgttatatgtttagtattcacttataagtaagtatatactgtatatctctttctgcttctgggatacttcactcaagatgaacttttctagattccaccatttccctgcaaacttcatgatttccttgtttttaattgctgagtagtattccattgtgtaaatgtaccacaatttctgtatccattcctccattgagggacatctgggtatcttgaggaaacactattcctaattgtctgagaatgtgccagattgattttcaaagtggttatacaagtttacattcccaccagcaatggaggagggctcccctttctccacatcctctccagcatgcattgtcacttgagtttttttttttgtttgtttgttttgtttttgtttttttttttttttaatcttagccattctaatggctgtaaggtgaaatctcagggttattttgattttcatctccctgatgaataaggactttgagaatttctcttcccttctatttcctctacagagaattctctgtttagctctgtaccccattttttaaattgggttacttgatttgttgttttttaacttcttgacttctttctatattctggatgttagccctctgtcagatatagggttggtgaagatccttttccagtccataggctgtcattttgttctgatgacagtgtcatttgctttacagaagttttttagtttcatgaggtccattttgatcattgatcttagagcctgtgctgttggtgttctattcaggaggatgtctcctgtgccaatgagttctaggctcttccccactttttttcctaacTGATTtagtctgtctggttttatgttgaggcctttgatccacttggactttaattttgtgcagggtgataaataaggatctatttttattttcctacatgtagacatccagttagaccagctccatttgttgaagatgctgtcttttttccattaaatggttttggttttgtcaaaaatcaagtattcaaagGTTTGTGCTTTcttccactccccccccccccagaaaaaaaagtagagaaaataGTGTTTGTCTTGATAGCTGAGAGTTAGTTCTTTAATCCTGGATTGGAGTCCACACAGGGATTAAATAGGATAGAAACTGAAGTGGAAACCATCTAGTTCCAATTGTAATCATAATGGTTCTACAATTAATAGGGTGTAGAAGGTACACTAATGGTCTCTAAGTACATCTGTGTCTTCAATTCTAGATTCTGAGAATATAAGATTttctggaaaaataaacaaaaatgatgaATTGAGATAGATCTTTGGCTGATTAAATTAGAGAGATCATCATGAATTATGACTGTGATTCCATTAGAATTATGAATGAAAACGTGGATAGTTGCAAAATAGAGAATAGCATAATTATAGAATATGAAACTGACTCACCTGCTTTTTTGGATTCTTTTAGTGATATTTGTCTCTAGACGGACATAGTTTTGTTCCCTTGTGCAAATGTGTACAGTATTCTATGTTCTCTACTACTGTTTTAGGTGTTAATTATATAATGAGGCAATTTATTATATCGAAGCAAAATATATAATGAGGCAAATCAATAGGATTGGATTTCTAAGCTATGAAACTCAGATGAAATACAGGCACACAATATATGCCTTCTGTATAGATATGAATGTGAATGTATTTATTATCTATAATTTGCTATATACAAGAGATGCATGGAGGATCTATAGAAATGTATGATGTACAGTTTGGAACATCAAAAGTTAAAGAGAGAGATTAATCAAGAATTAGTAGGGAAAATAGAAATTGATATAGATATACTATCCAGTAAATTACAAGTTTGATGTataatttttttcagatataaGAAGTATGCTTCCACTATGCTCTTTTCACTGATGTCTTCATTCAGGAATGTCCTTTATTTTCAAGCTGGGCTTGGAGTCCTGTCCaacatgtttcttctttttttctatacCTTCATAGTCTTAGGTCACAGACCTAAGCCCACAGACCTGATGTCTTGTCAACTGTCTTTTGTTCACATAATGATGATCCTCACAGGAGGGGACATTTGGCTTACAGACATATTTGAGTCACTGAACATTGAGAATGACTTCAAATGTAAGGCAACTTTCTACATACACAGGGTGCTGAGAGGCCTTTCTATCTGcatcacctgcctcctgagtgtgttcCAGGCTGTCACTATCAGTCCCAGTAACTCCTTGTTGGCAAAATTTAAACATAAACTAAAAGAACACATGAtccattttttcttctgtatttggtCTTTCAATTTGTCCTTCAGTAGTACCCTAATATTCTATGTTGGTGCTTATATCAATATGAATGCAACCAACCAGATGAAGGTCACCAAATCCTGCTCACTGTTCCCCATGAATTACATCATCAGAGGATTGATTTTAGCAGTGACAACCTCCAGGGATGTGTTTCTTGTAGGAGTCATGATGACCACAAGTGCATACATGGTGATTATCTTGTTCAGACATCAGAGGCAATGCAAGCATCTTCATAGCACCAGCCACCTGAGAGTGTCCCCTGAGAAAAGGGCCACCCAGACCATCTTGCTGCTGGTGGTTTTCTTTGTGATCCTGTACTGGGTGGACTTCATCCTCTCAATTACCTCATTCCAATTATGGAAGTATGACTCCTTCATTCTGACTGTTCAGAAGTTTGTGATAAATGCCTATCCCACAATAACTCCTTTGGTACAAATCAGTTCTGATAAGAGACTAATCGATGTGTTTAAAATCTTGAAGTCAAAGTGCCACTAtattttgtaaagattttttttctcctccttaaaaaatgattcatttgtttttatttgaatgtACAAATGCTATGCCACcttgcatgcatatgtgcattCCTGGTACTCACAGTTGTCCGAAGCCATGGGATCATGTGGAAGTAGAGTTTTAGATGGGTGTAGTTGCCATGCTGGTGTAGcagcagtattttttttctaaattacagATTCTTCTTAAATTTCAATTGTTCAAGTAGCAATGTTAGAATATTCATACGATTTTAAATAATTTGTGTTATTACAGACATACATTCTTTTGAAATTTCTGATGCCAAGTACTATAATGTTCTTAAGTTCATTGTGCGACATAAGTTGCTACTTTCACATAAAatctcttttctcatttttactttatatcaTAAAAATGTCCTTGATGCTGAGGTTACTGAAAAGAAGCTTCTTGCTGATAGTGACTTTTTAAGCCTTCTGTTGAAAACATTATACTATACTTTCAATCATAAAGAGTGGTTTAAATTAtagttttaattctttttactAATTAAAATTTCTCTGGATATAAAAATAATGCTAATATAAATTTTCCATTTTTACCACATTTCCCCAATGATCCTTATATGAAAATCTCacatacttgtttatttattatttatatagacatacatgatCTACAATGTGGTTTTTGTGAATGTGAGTATGCTTTATGTATGTGCACAGATGAAGGATATGTGTTCATGTTCATGTGGAAACTTTGATGCAATGTCTCTCACTGTACCTGGGGCTTCCCAAGTAAGCCAAGATGGTAGCCGTAGAAATTATCTGGGATTACCACCATACCCCACCacttaaaatttatgtttttcttttattgaaaaaaagatttttttcatataatatattttgattaggGTTTCCCCTTTTCCTAGTCCTATCAGTttgtcctcttctcctctcccatccagatccacaTCCTctcttataaaacaaacagatctccaagcaataataaaaaaaacccaataagataaaacaaaggtaaaaaaatatcagaataggacaaagcagaaaaataaaaagcacaatgATCATCACTTTAAATAGCTGAATAATgttctattatgtaaatgtagcacattttccTTACTCCTTCATCTGATGGTAGACATCTAGGTTGGTTCcaatttctggatattatgaatgatCAATCTCTGTAGTAGGATGAAGTGTCCTCTGGGTGTATGTCCAATGGTAGTAGAGCTGCATCTTGAACTTGATATATTCCCTACTTCCTGAAGAACCATCACATTGATTTCCATATTGGATGTACTGTTATGTCCAGTTCATGAGACCCTGAAAGACCAACAGAAATCGACtctgctgcaaatacatgaggatcttttattacaagctctaGCCTGGGTTGCAGTATTCTCCCTGGGTTGAAGAAGAGGAGTGCTGCCCCATGGTCTAGggaaacaaggtttttaaagggaacaaaaacaagcagggagttacatgccttggtgttacatgattgagtaagggaaattgacttttgaaatgattggtttattttaggcaccaagaccataaaCAGTTCTGacctggccatctgggctggtttcttagcaactgtatttctagtgAGCAGGGAAAGAATTCAGTAAGGCTAGTTCCTTTcctcaggtggctggacatgtgtACACCTGGTTGGCTTTCACCCAGGCCTGTGCTCCAAACCTTAAATAATACCCCCccaaaaacaattttcaattttttggTTTCTCATTCCCCTCTTCCCATGatcaatcttgggtcttccagatataaCACCTGGAGTCATAGCTGTaagatttacctttccacaatgggatctgagtaccattagttgTATCACTCTCAAACATTCCTTTATGAAAGCCATCAAGGCCCaaagttaaaaatcaaaattagtaTGTATCCCATCAGGGTGGGTATAAGGGTAGGAAGCCATcttctggaatcttttctctctagggTCTCTCCAGGCTGTCTGATATTCTTGCTAAGGATTTCCTCATCATTCCTGACTGGtttacataaaaacaacatttctCTCTAAGGGCTGCATATAGCCCATCCTGCTGTAAAAAGCATTTTCTGCTTTGCAACACTATTTCTACCAAGAATCAACACTCTTTTCTAAATGGGTGCTTGAGTTCTCAAGGCATTGAATATCTTCATCAATATCTGCCTTTAAGCTGTTATAATTTTGACTTTGTACATCCAGTGCTGCAATACCAGTTCCTACTTTAGCTAAGCagatccccaagataatagctaatgtcagggaaccccttttgacttagaatttcagcctgttaggtgagATTTGGGGTGGAGGTCTCTCCTTTTAAAGTTGTTTCAGTGCTGACCATGGGGCCATTGACATCAAGTGGCtgggaaggctgaaatgccagtcaaaggctgggcaatggggcagtcctcagaagcatcaattctttggtctctcagtacaAGTTGATGCAATGAGAGTGGTCTTGATGTTCTTGATGAGTGTTCTTACTCCACCTCCTTGCCAGCATGAAGTGTCACTTATATTATtcaacttggccattctgactggtataaggtgaaatctcaaagtagcttTAATTTGCTTACgatgatgactagggatgttgaccAGTTCTTTAAAcgtttttcagccatttgagtttcctcttttgagaattctcagaTTTggtctgtacaccatttttaaattgtccTGTTTTCTTGATGTCAAGGtatttttaagctttaaaaaaatacatatttaggGTATTAGACccgtactggctggttttgtcaacttgacagaagctggagtcatcagagacTTAGGTGTTTTAGTTGATGAAT encodes the following:
- the LOC110542439 gene encoding putative vomeronasal receptor-like protein 4, translated to MSSFRNVLYFQAGLGVLSNMFLLFFYTFIVLGHRPKPTDLMSCQLSFVHIMMILTGGDIWLTDIFESLNIENDFKCKATFYIHRVLRGLSICITCLLSVFQAVTISPSNSLLAKFKHKLKEHMIHFFFCIWSFNLSFSSTLIFYVGAYINMNATNQMKVTKSCSLFPMNYIIRGLILAVTTSRDVFLVGVMMTTSAYMVIILFRHQRQCKHLHSTSHLRVSPEKRATQTILLLVVFFVILYWVDFILSITSFQLWKYDSFILTVQKFVINAYPTITPLVQISSDKRLIDVFKILKSKCHYIL